A portion of the Limanda limanda chromosome 3, fLimLim1.1, whole genome shotgun sequence genome contains these proteins:
- the sema6dl gene encoding sema domain, transmembrane domain (TM), and cytoplasmic domain, (semaphorin) 6D, like, with protein MGQRAVLLLSELLLLLTASRTLLAVSFPEDSTPLDVVDAHFSRRYPVFRGRPSGNESQHRLDFQLMTKIQDTLFIAGRDQVYLVSLRESYRNEIIPYRKLTWRSGQADRDMCAVKGKHRDECHNFIKVLVPRNDDLVFICGTNGFNPMCRYYRLDNLELDGEEIYGLARCPFDSRQTNVALFAEGKLYSATVADFQASDAVIYRSMGDGSALRTIKYDSKWLKEPHFLHAAEYGNYVYFFYREIAVEHSNLGKVVYSRVARICKNDVGGSQRVLEKHWTSFVKARLNCSVPGESFFYFDVLQSVTDIVDINGVPSVVGVFTTQMNSIPGSAVCAFSMADIEKVFWGRFKEQKTPDSVWTAYPEEKLPKPRPGSCAGHGPAASFKSSIEFPDDTLQFIKSHPLMDTAVPSIGDEPWFTKTRVRYRLTSLAVDNEAGPHKNYTVVFIGAESGVVLKVLAKTTSLSLNDSLLLEEIDVFNRAKCLSNHEDDKRVLSLHVDKDTHSLYVAFSSCVIRIPLSRCERHTSCQKSCIASRDPYCGWKSPGACERILPGVLTGYEQDVDLGNTAHLGDCHAFLGSTSAPDYKSFGDPTSDMEFSSTPVTVQPSVPIHPPLLIPTQSPSSGPGPELYGSGFVLQDDPATSHSLDSIPGGREGVWDNQAAETNQMVHMNILITCVFAAFLMGALLAGLIVFCYRDSFLRKPRHVHKDTESAPSCSDSTGSFIKLNGLFDSPVKEYQTSIESPKLYSNLLSNGKDLNSPNGDTKTMILRESCQPPELAALPTPESTPVLHQKGLQPINNQWERAQGKASGPCKESNSSAAAAAKSPQFLLSSPAPPNANPNPHHPHLALGHSHIPSAVVLPNATHDHHPNFESGDDTLPHSSEKKPKNPDSRGSRKEQKRSVDARNTLNDLLKHLNDSVANPKAILQEGSGPRPRQHLTLEPMEELTELPPRVPSREASLYSPSSSLPRHSPTKRVDVPMPSTPTTPTGSLSMGGTLERQRGGYQLHRSASHRQSLSTSPNGVTMGVSLSRQHSMNRGGYMPPTPPSRLDSHMGMMGAGLHSPHPSSMSRQSSYSGHGSLPRTGLKRTPSLKPDVPPKPNGFSPQSPQMRVVNKYSY; from the exons ATGGGCCAGAGAGCTGTGCTTCTGCTcagcgagctgctgctgctgctgacagccTCACGCACTCTCCTCGCCGTCAGCTTCCCCGAGGACAGCACCCCCCTCGATGTCGTCGACGCACACT TTTCACGGAGGTACCCAGTGTTCAGAGGCCGGCCCTCTGGCAACGAGTCGCAGCATCGCCTTGACTTCCAGCTGATGACCAAGATACAGGACACGCTGTTCATCGCTGGCAG agatCAGGTGTACCTAGTCAGTCTGAGAGAATCCTACAGGAATGAGATCATTCCTTACCGG AAGCTAACGTGGCGATCGGGCCAAGCTGACAGAGACATGTGTGCCGTCAAGGGAAAACACAGA GACGAGTGCCACAACTTCATAAAAGTGCTGGTGCCCAGAAACGACGACCTGGTGTTCATCTGCGGCACCAACGGCTTCAACCCCATGTGCAGATACTACAGG CTGGATAACCTCGAGTTAGATGGAGAGGAGATCTATGGACTGGCACGCTGCCCGTTCGACTCCAGGCAAACCAACGTCGCTCTTTTCGCGG AAGGGAAGCTGTACTCTGCCACCGTGGCCGACTTCCAGGCCAGTGACGCTGTCATCTATCGCAGTATGGGTGATGGATCGGCGTTGAGGACCATCAAATACGACTCCAAATGGCTGAAAG aACCTCATTTCCTGCACGCGGCCGAGTACGGGAATTATGTGTACTTTTTCTACCGGGAGATCGCGGTGGAGCACAGCAATCTGGGCAAG GTTGTGTACTCTCGCGTGGCCCGGATCTGTAAGAATGACGTGGGCGGGTCACAGCGAGTGCTAGAGAAGCACTGGACGTCCTTTGTGAAAGCGCGGCTGAACTGCTCCGTGCCGGGCGAGTCCTTCTTCTATTTCGACGTGCTCCAGTCCGTCACTGACATCGTGGACATCAACGGGGTTCCCTCGGTGGTGGGTGTGTTCACCACGCAGATGAACAG TATCCCGGGGTCAGCAGTGTGTGCCTTCTCCATGGCCGACATCGAAAAAGTGTTCTGGGGTCGGTTCAAAGAGCAGAAGACTCCTGACTCGGTGTGGACTGCGTATCCGGAGGAGAAGCTTCCCAAGCCGCG ACCCGGGAGCTGTGCAGGTCACGGTCCAGCTGCGTCCTTTAAGAGCTCCATCGAGTTCCCGGACGACACCCTGCAGTTCATCAAGTCCCACCCCCTCATGGACACAGCTGTGCCGTCCATCGGGGACGAGCCGTGGTTCACCAAGACACGTGTCAG GTACAGGCTGACGTCGCTGGCTGTGGACAACGAAGCCGGGCCGCACAAGAACTACACGGTGGTGTTCATCGGGGCGGAGTCGGGGGTCGTCCTCAAGGTTTTGGCCAAGACCACCTCCTTGTCCCTGAATGACAGCCTGCTCCTGGAGGAGATTGACGTTTTCAACCGGGCAAA GTGCCTGTCTAACCATGAAGACGACAAGCGTGTCCTCTCGCTGCATGtggacaaagacacacacagcctgtaCGTGGCCTTTTCCAGCTGCGTCATCCGCATCCCCCTGAGTCGCTGTGAGAGACACACGTCCTGCCAAAA gtCCTGCATTGCATCGAGGGATCCTTATTGTGGCTGGAAATCTCCCGGAGCTTGTGAGAGGATTCTGCCCGGTGTTCT GACCGGATATGAGCAGGACGTTGACCTTGGGAACACTGCTCACCTGGGAGACTGTCACG CGTTTTTGGGCTCTACTTCAGCGCCAGATTACAAATCATTTGGCGACCCTACCTCTG ACATGGAGTTTTCATCTACGCCAGTCACTGTCCAGCCCAGTGTGCCCATACACCCCCCACTACTCATACCCACTCAGAGCCCCAGCTCTGGGCCTGGTCCAGAGCTCTACGGCTCAGGCTTTGTGCTGCAGGATGACCCAGCAACCTCCCATTCTTTAGACTCTATCCCAGGGGGCCGAGAGG GTGTGTGGGATAACCAAGCAGCTGAGACCAACCAGATGGTCCACATGAACATCCTCATCACCTGCGTGTTTGCGGCTTTTCTCATGGGCGCTCTCCTAGCTGGTCTGATAGTCTTCTGCTACCGAGACTCATTCCTCCGTAAGCCGAGACACGTCCACAAGGACACAGAGTCGGCCCCCTCCTGCTCGGACTCCACTGGAAGCTTCATCAAGCTCAACGGCCTCTTTGACAGTCCAGTAAAG GAATACCAAACCAGCATCGAGTCCCCCAAGCTCTACAGCAATCTGCTGAGCAATGGCAAAGACCTGAATTCGCCCAACGGTGACACCAAGACCATGATCCTGCGGGAGAGTTGTCAGCCCCCGGAGCTTGCTGCCCTGCCGACGCCAGAGTCCACCCCAGTGCTTCACCAGAAAGGACTCCAGCCCATCAACAACCAGTGGGAGAGGGCGCAGGGGAAGGCCAGTGGGCCGTGCAAGGAGTCCaactcatcagcagcagcagcagcaaagagtCCTCagttccttctctcctctcctgctcctcccaaCGCCAACCCCAACCCCCACCACCCTCACCTTGCCCTAGGACACTCCCACATCCCGAGTGCAGTTGTTTTACCCAATGCCACACATGACCACCACCCGAACTTTGAAAGTGGAGATGATACACTCCCACATTCCTCTGAAAAGAAACCGAAGAACCCAGATTCCAGGGGAAGTAGGAAGGAGCAGAAGAGGTCGGTGGATGCCAGAAATACCCTTAATGACCTTTTAAAACACCTGAATGACTCTGTGGCCAACCCCAAGGCCATTCTCCAAGAGGGATCAGGGCCGCGCCCGAGACAGCATCTCACACTGGAGCCCATGGAGGAGCTGACTGAGTTACCCCCCAGGGTGCCCAGCCGCGAGGCCTCCCTgtactctccctcctcctccctgccaaGGCACAGCCCCACTAAGAGGGTTGATGTCCCCATGCCCAGCACCCCCACCACACCAACAGGTAGCCTGAGCATGGGGGGCACTCTGGAGCGGCAGAGAGGGGGGTACCAGCTCCACCGGAGTGCGTCTCACAGGCAGTCCTTATCCACCTCACCAAACGGGGTAACCATGGGAGTGTCTTTGTCTCGCCAACACAGTATGAACAGAGGTGGTTATATGCCCCCGACACCCCCCTCCAGACTTGACTCTCATATGGGAATGATGGGGGCCGGACTGCACTCCCCCCACCCGTCCTCTATGTCCCGACAGAGCAGCTACAGTGGGCATGGCTCGCTCCCCCGCACAGGGCTGAAACGGACCCCATCGCTAAAGCCAGACGTGCCCCCCAAACCCAACGGGTTTTCACCACAGAGTCCACAGATGCGAGTTGTCAATAAGTACAGTTATTAA